ATGAAAGCGAACCAAGGAGCTTTCTCCTTAACACGCTCAACCGGACCGCAGTGGTGTGTTCCGGGAGGGCTGGCGCGACATCGGCATGATTGACGGATGTCCCATCACGTCTGCCGGAACACCGGATAGGTCAGCTCCCAGGGCTCCTGCTTCGAAGCCTCGGCCCATTCGCGCATCGCCGGCAGATTGTTGACGGCTTCGATATAGGCGGTCGTGGCCGGATCGAGCTTGGCGCCATAGGTGATGAAACGCGTTGTCACGGGCGCATACATCGCGTCGGCGACGGTGAAGCCGCCATAGAGGAAATCGCCCTTGCCGTTGGCGCCGGCCTTGCCGAAGCGTTCGCGCGCCTCGCGCCACAATCCGATCACGCGCTCGATCTCGGCGGTGCAGTGGGACTGGCGATTGCGCTCCGGCCAGCGGCCCCGGATATCCATCGGCATGTTGCGCCGGAGCTCGGCGAAGCCGCCATGCATCTCGGTGGCGACGGCACGCGCATGGGCCCGCGCGACGGGATCGCTGGGCCAGAGATGGGCCTGCGGGCGAATCTCGGCCACATATTCGCAGATCGCGAGCGACTCCCAGATCTTCACCGCCCCATGCTCCAGAAACGGCACCTTGCCGGAGCCCGAGAAGGCCCGGATCTGCTTCTGGGTGTCGGGCCGGTCGAGCGGTACCAGCACCTCGCGGAAGCTCAAGCCCGCCTGCTTCATCGCCAGCCAGGGCCGCAGCGACCAGGAGGAATAGTTCTTGTTGCCGATATAGAGCGTCATGTCGGTCATGAGGGGATTCCGGCGGGTCAAAAGGGGCCCCAGTAAGCCCGAGCCCCTCGGGCGAGGCAAGGCGCGGCCGGTCGCCTCCTCCCTCAGCCCCTCTTTTCAGCCCGGTTGGGGCAGGCCATGCTGGCGACTCGCTGCCGATCCAGCCCTTTCCGTCATCCCCTCGAGGAGATCATGGCCGAGATTTCTGCGCTCACCGACCGCGCCGCCGGCAAGACTGCCATCATCCATCCCGTCGCCCGGTCGCAATATCGCAACTGGCTCAAGGGTCAGAATGCCAGCCTGCGCAACTGGATCGCGGCCACCGACTTCAAGGCGGAGCCGGCACGCCATCTGCTGCTGCCGGCGCGCGATGGTGGCATCGGTTCCGTGCTGCTGATTCTCGAGGACGGTCTCGATCTCTGGTCCTGGGGCGCGCTGCCGCAGAGCATTCCCGAAGGACGCTATCGCATAGACGCGCCGCTGACGCCGCTCCAGGCCAGCGCCGCCGCCTTCGCTTGGGCGCTCGGCGCCTATTCCTTCGACCGCTACCGCAAGCCCAAGCGCGAGCCGGCCAGGCTGGTCTGGCCGAAGAACGCCAACCGCGCCAAGGTCGAGACCATGGCCGCCGCCGTCCATTGGGTGCGCGACATGATCAACACGCCGGCCGATGACATGGGCCCGGCGGAGCTCGCGGCCGAGGCCGAGAGGCTGGCCAAGGCCAACGATGCCAGCTTCAAGGTGATCGTCGGCGATGCGCTGCTGAAGGCGGACTATCCTTCCGTGCATGCGGTCGGCCGCGCCTCCTCGCGCCCGCCGCGCCTGATCGACATCAAATGGGGCACGAAGGGCCCGAAGATCGCGCTGGTGGGCAAGGGCGTGTGCTTCGATTCCGGCGGTCTCGATCTCAAGCCCGCCGCAGGCATGCTGCAGATGAAGAAGGACATGGGCGGGGCCGCCCATGTGCTGGGCCTGGCGCGCATGATCATGGAGACCAAACTGCCGGTGCGCCTGCGCGTGCTGGTGCCGGCCGTCGAGAACGCGGTCTCGGGCAATGCCTTCCATCCGCTCGACATCCTCAAGACCCGCAAAGGCATCTCGGTCGAGGTCGGCAATACCGACGCCGAGGGCCGGCTGATCCTTTCCGATGCGCTGACCGAGGCCGATCGCGACGACCCGGCCCTGATCGTGGATTTCGCGACCCTCACCGGGGCGGCGCGCGTGGCGCTGGGGCCGGAGCTGCCGGCGCTGTTCTCGAATCACGACGCGACCGCGGAGTCGCTGCTCAAGCTCGCGATCGAGAATCAGGAGCCGTTCTGGCGCCTGCCGCTGCACAAACCCTATCGGCGCATGCTCGACAGCAAGATCGCCGACATCAACAATGTCGGCGACGGCGGCTTCGCCGGCGCCATCACGGCGGCGCTGTTCCTGAACGAGTTCGTGCGGCCGACCACGCCCTGGGTGCATTTCGACATCATGGCGGCCAATGCCCGCGGCCGGCCGGGCCGGCCCGAGGGCGCCGATGCCATGGGCCTGCGCGCGGTCTATGCGCATATCGCGAACCTCGCCACGGCGAACGGCGGTGACGCCGCAGAAGAGCCTGTCGCACCGGCGCCGGTAAAGAAGGCCGCGGCCGCGAAACGCCGGGCGCCGGCGCGCCGCCGCGCCCGGCGCTGACGAAGGCGGGAAGAGGCGGGGAGAGACGATGGCGCTGGGGCGCAACGAGGCCTTGGCCTTGTGGCGCCGCCTGTTGCTGGCGGGGATGGGATCGCCGACGGGCGAGCTGACCCAGCGCCAGTTGGCGCTGCTGGTCACGCTCTATACGGCGGAGGGACCGCACACGGTGCGGGGATTGGCGGCGGGTCTCGCCATGTCGAAGCCCGCCGTCTGCCGTGCGCTCGACCGGCTCGACCGGCTGGGCTTCGCCCGGCGCAAGGAGGACGAGGCCGACCGGCGCAATGTGCTGGTGCAGCGCACGGTCAAGGGCGCCGTCTTCATGAGCGATCTGGGCGACGCGATCGAGCGCACGCTGGAGACGCCGGGGGCGGACGCAGTCGAGGGACAGGCACCGCTCAAGCGCTGACGGCGAACACTCGCCTGCGGCCGATGCCCGTCAGTTCGGGGAAGCCGCAGCGCACCAGGGTTGTTTGCGGACGTCTTCACGCATCGACAATTCCTCGGGCGTCATCTCGGCAAGATCCTTTGGATCGATCGCGTCGCGATCCCACCAATGGCTGCAATAGGCATAGCAGACGCCGTCAAGTCGACCTTCGGACCACCAGAACACGTCACTGTAGTTCCTGAATGATGGGCGTCCGTTGGGGCCGTTTCGCCGATAGCAAAAGTCATTCTCGTCGACCATGGTCACGCCGTTTTCGATTCGCCATCCGGTTTTGCTTCGGTGAAGCTCGATCGTGCTGCAGCCAGCTGTGCCGCAATAGGGACCGATGGCAATGAAAACCATCATCTCATCGATACCGTCGCCATCGAGATCGACATAAGCCCAGAAAAGCTCATGGCTCAGGAAATCGGCCAGGGCTTCGTCGGTATCTTTCGCCCAGCCGTATTTAACTGTCTGGTCGAGATGATCTTGGAGAAGATCGAAGTTGTACGGAGGACTCTCGTCCAGCGCTCGCATCCATCGTTCAATGACAGGCCAAGCCCCATCGGGCGGGGCGCCATTTTGGAAATGGATTGGCACTTCGTCGTTGGCCGATGCTGGCGCGCCGCTCCAAAGGAGCACATTGATCGTCATCGCCGCGATCAAGCAGAAAATGGCGGGGTTCCACACGAAGAACGTGCTGGCCACTCGAGGTTCAGGTTTAATGGAAATGCAAAAGGGCATCAACGCGACAGTGGGGAACATCGGTCCAAGCTCCATAGCTCGGTCAATGTCCGTGAGGCCGCAAGTAAGGAACGTCGGCGAACTCGCGCAAACGCGTTTCGATATGCTTGAATACATCCACAAGTTTGGCCGGAAAATCGCTCTCTTTACTGACCCAGCCTTGCTTCGCCAGAAAATCTAAATAGCTTCTTGCAGCAGTCGGCCCCTCTCGGTGCATTGCCGCAGCCAGACCATCCTCGGTCACGACAAACGCATCCTTGATCCCATGAATCGTCTGCCCGACCTGGTCGAGCACGCCGTTGGTCTGCGCGTGCCGGCGGTTCGCCAGAAGATACTCCTTCAAGGCGATCTCCTGCTTTAACGGGCTGAACAAAAACGCGTTGTCATCTGTGACGCCGGACTTCTCTGTCCAGTTCCCGTTGCTGTCGAGCCACCCGATGTCCTTGAGCGCGATGGGCGTCAATTGATATGCCCCGAGACATTGCCATTGCGTGCGAGATATCCGCCGCTGCCGCACGATTCCTCGTTTCCCACTCTCTCTCGAAAGGACGCAGTGATTGGCCAATTCAGACGAAAGCGAGAGTCGGGTACGGTCTTGAGTTCACCTGCTTCCGTGTCGATCGGATCTGGCATCAACTTCCTCGCTGATTGAGTCGTAAGTTATTATATAATAGCAATCTATAAGTGCAAAGAACAAAAGACGAACACCGTGGAGAGAATGCCTAGCGCCCACGCTGGATCGCGCCGCTGGCAAGCGCCACACCGAAGCCGACGATGAGGATGGCGGCGAGACTGAGAAGGCTCGGGATCTCACCGAGGAGCGGCACGCCGAACAGGGCCGCGAGGCCCGGCGCCAAAGCGGCGAAGGCCGCGGCGTTCGAGGCGCCGAGCCGACGCACGGCGGCGCCATAGCAGACGAGCGCCAGCAATCCGGAGAGGAGGCCCTGCACGACACCCTGGAGCAGGATATCGTGCAGCGGCGCGTCGAGCAGCCGGCTGGTGCCGGAGAAGAACAGCACCGGCAGCAGCAGGAGGATCGAGCCGGTATTGACGATCGCGGCCGACTGCCAGGCATTGATGCCGGACCGGCGGAAGGCCAGCGTGTAGCAGGCCCACATCGAGGCAGCGCCAAGCAGCAACGGATAGCCGCGCCACGCTCCTTCATGACCGATCCCGCCGATCGCGACCGCGACGGCGCCGGCGAAGATCAGCGCGAAGCCCAGGAGCCGCAGGGCGCCGATGCGCTCGCGCAGGAAGAGAGAGCCGAAGAGCGCGACGAAGAGCGGCATGGTGCCCGGCAGCAGCGCCCCGATGTCCGCCGCGGGCGCCAGCGCCATGCCGGTCGAGCAGACCAGGAAGAAGGGCGCGCCGGAGCCCGCGATCATCACGAGGCTGCGACGCGCACCGGCCTGCTTGAGGGCCGGGCGGATGCGCCAGAGCACCGGCAGCAACACCAGGCTCGGCACGCTGTAGCGCAACAGCGCCACATCGACCGGTGCCAGGCCGGTCGTCACGCCCTTGCGGGTCAGCGCGATCCAGGCGCCCCAGATGGTGACGGTCGCGAGGGCCGCCGCCATGCCGACCCATCGCGATCTGTCGACAGCGGCGAAGGCGTCGAGGGGTGGCTTGGCGGTTGTTGCGGATGAGGGCATGGGTGTTCCTCCACTCCAGGGAACGCGATCCTGCCGCCGAGGGGCAGGACGAATCCCTGCGAATTGGCCCATGCAAAGGCCGTTCTATGGCATAATCCGCCTATAAAGACGCCCAGCGAGGTGATTCTTGCCAAGCTCGGACTTGGATGTGATCGACCGCCATATCCTGGAGGCGCTGCAGGCCGACGGCCGGCTCTCCGTCGTCGAGCTCGCGGACAAAGTCGGGCTCTCGCCCTCGCCCTGCCTGCGCCGTGTGAAGCGGCTCGAGGCCGAGGGCCATATCGCGGGCTACCGCGCCTCGCTCTCACGCGAACGGATCGGGCTCGGTCTCACGGTGTTCGTGGGCGTGAAGGTCGATGGCCATCGCGACGAGAACGCCACCGCCCTGCAGCTGGCGATCAAGGCGATGCCCGAGGTGGTGTCGGCGCATCTGGTGTCGGGCGAGGCGGATTTCCTGCTCGAGGTGGTGGTGCCCGACCTCAAGCATTACGAGGAATTTCTGGTCGGCCGCCTGCTAAGTCTGCCGATGATCAAGGATATCCGCTCGAACTTCGCGATCCGCACGGTGAAGCTCGACGCGGCGCTGCCGCTGGGCCATCTGGCCCCGCCGGCGTCCGCGCGCAAAGAAGCGCGCAAGCCCGTGAAGCCTGTGCGCCGGCGCTAATAGCCCTTCTTCAGATCGACCGTATTGGGAATGGGCAGCCCCGCCTTGTGCCGGCGGATGCCGTCGAACACGACCGGGATCGCCGTCTCGGGCTGGGTCAGGCTCGCCACATGCGGCGTGACCGTGATCTTCGGATGGACCCAGAAGGGATTGTCAGCGGGCAGCGGCTCCTGGTGGAACACGTCCAGCGTCGCATGCGCGATGTGGCCGGAATCGAGGGCCGCGATCAGGTCGGCATCGACCAGATGGCCGCCGCGCGCGGCGTTGATCAGGCAGGCGCCCCGGGGC
The nucleotide sequence above comes from Hypericibacter terrae. Encoded proteins:
- a CDS encoding glutathione S-transferase family protein, with translation MTDMTLYIGNKNYSSWSLRPWLAMKQAGLSFREVLVPLDRPDTQKQIRAFSGSGKVPFLEHGAVKIWESLAICEYVAEIRPQAHLWPSDPVARAHARAVATEMHGGFAELRRNMPMDIRGRWPERNRQSHCTAEIERVIGLWREARERFGKAGANGKGDFLYGGFTVADAMYAPVTTRFITYGAKLDPATTAYIEAVNNLPAMREWAEASKQEPWELTYPVFRQT
- a CDS encoding leucyl aminopeptidase family protein → MAEISALTDRAAGKTAIIHPVARSQYRNWLKGQNASLRNWIAATDFKAEPARHLLLPARDGGIGSVLLILEDGLDLWSWGALPQSIPEGRYRIDAPLTPLQASAAAFAWALGAYSFDRYRKPKREPARLVWPKNANRAKVETMAAAVHWVRDMINTPADDMGPAELAAEAERLAKANDASFKVIVGDALLKADYPSVHAVGRASSRPPRLIDIKWGTKGPKIALVGKGVCFDSGGLDLKPAAGMLQMKKDMGGAAHVLGLARMIMETKLPVRLRVLVPAVENAVSGNAFHPLDILKTRKGISVEVGNTDAEGRLILSDALTEADRDDPALIVDFATLTGAARVALGPELPALFSNHDATAESLLKLAIENQEPFWRLPLHKPYRRMLDSKIADINNVGDGGFAGAITAALFLNEFVRPTTPWVHFDIMAANARGRPGRPEGADAMGLRAVYAHIANLATANGGDAAEEPVAPAPVKKAAAAKRRAPARRRARR
- a CDS encoding MarR family transcriptional regulator; its protein translation is MALGRNEALALWRRLLLAGMGSPTGELTQRQLALLVTLYTAEGPHTVRGLAAGLAMSKPAVCRALDRLDRLGFARRKEDEADRRNVLVQRTVKGAVFMSDLGDAIERTLETPGADAVEGQAPLKR
- a CDS encoding DMT family transporter, whose product is MPSSATTAKPPLDAFAAVDRSRWVGMAAALATVTIWGAWIALTRKGVTTGLAPVDVALLRYSVPSLVLLPVLWRIRPALKQAGARRSLVMIAGSGAPFFLVCSTGMALAPAADIGALLPGTMPLFVALFGSLFLRERIGALRLLGFALIFAGAVAVAIGGIGHEGAWRGYPLLLGAASMWACYTLAFRRSGINAWQSAAIVNTGSILLLLPVLFFSGTSRLLDAPLHDILLQGVVQGLLSGLLALVCYGAAVRRLGASNAAAFAALAPGLAALFGVPLLGEIPSLLSLAAILIVGFGVALASGAIQRGR
- a CDS encoding Lrp/AsnC family transcriptional regulator, which produces MPSSDLDVIDRHILEALQADGRLSVVELADKVGLSPSPCLRRVKRLEAEGHIAGYRASLSRERIGLGLTVFVGVKVDGHRDENATALQLAIKAMPEVVSAHLVSGEADFLLEVVVPDLKHYEEFLVGRLLSLPMIKDIRSNFAIRTVKLDAALPLGHLAPPASARKEARKPVKPVRRR